One window of Rhodospirillaceae bacterium genomic DNA carries:
- a CDS encoding helix-turn-helix transcriptional regulator, with protein MLRHADIWNAIDRLARENGLSASGLARRAGLDPTTFNRSKRVTRDNKQRWPSTESIAKILEATSATLGEFVSYVGDGGDGGTYKNIPLLGFAQAGVSGYFDDAGYPVGGSWDEIRFPGLADAHAYALEITGSSMEPAYRDGDIVIISPEANTRRGDRVVVKTTDGEIMAKQLLRSSALKIELTSFNPEHEDRSISVEDVDWIARIIWASQ; from the coding sequence ATGCTTCGTCACGCAGATATTTGGAATGCAATCGACCGCTTAGCGCGAGAGAATGGCCTCTCCGCGTCAGGCCTTGCGCGCCGCGCAGGTCTGGATCCGACAACATTTAACAGAAGCAAACGTGTCACGCGCGACAACAAGCAGCGCTGGCCGAGCACAGAAAGCATCGCCAAGATTTTAGAGGCCACCAGCGCGACACTGGGCGAATTTGTCTCTTACGTAGGTGATGGTGGCGACGGCGGCACATACAAAAATATTCCCCTCCTCGGCTTCGCACAGGCAGGAGTGTCCGGCTACTTCGATGATGCCGGCTATCCGGTCGGCGGATCGTGGGATGAAATTCGCTTTCCGGGCTTGGCCGATGCGCACGCCTATGCGTTGGAAATAACCGGTAGTAGCATGGAACCCGCCTACCGTGACGGCGACATCGTCATCATTTCACCAGAGGCCAACACGCGACGCGGCGACCGGGTGGTGGTCAAGACAACCGACGGTGAAATTATGGCAAAACAGCTTCTTCGAAGCTCCGCCCTAAAAATCGAGTTGACATCCTTCAATCCTGAGCATGAAGACCGTAGCATCTCGGTCGAAGACGTCGATTGGATTGCCCGTATTATTTGGGCGAGCCAATAG
- a CDS encoding lysine--tRNA ligase, which yields MSQDREYALQSNAWPFAEARSILKQLGDKVPEKGYVLFQTGYGPSGLPHIGTFGEVARTSMVRKAFETLSDIPTRLFAFSDDMDGLRKVPDNVPNKEMLAEHLEKPLTQVPDPFGTHESFGHHNNARLRSFLDAFGFDYEFKSATDCYTSGEFDATLMKVLERFDAVINVILPTLGAERQATYSPFLPVCPKTGRVLQVPVVERDVAAGTIVYQDEDGSRVETPVTGGRCKLQWKADWAMRWTALDVDYEMSGKDLIDSVRLSGKICRIIEGKPPVGFTYELFLDENAEKISKSRGNGLSVEEWLRYAPPESLSMFMYQKPRAAKRLYFDVIPRNVDDYLTHLEKFPSLEDDKKLDSPAWHIHSGHPPHEDSHLSFNVLLNLANVCHSEDKSVLWHFISRYRPDATPESAPILDNLVEYAINYYRDFVKPAKQYRAASDVEKKALEDLAKTLTGLDKDADASAIQTEVYQIGKNHPFEDLKSWFKALYEILLGQSQGPRMGSFIALYGVQESIDLINRAVAGEDLST from the coding sequence ATGAGCCAAGACCGCGAATACGCCCTCCAATCCAACGCCTGGCCCTTTGCCGAGGCGCGCAGCATTCTTAAGCAACTTGGCGACAAGGTGCCAGAGAAAGGGTATGTGCTGTTTCAGACAGGGTATGGGCCATCTGGATTGCCACATATCGGGACCTTTGGGGAAGTCGCACGAACGTCGATGGTCCGTAAAGCTTTTGAGACCCTGAGCGATATCCCAACACGTCTGTTCGCCTTCTCGGACGATATGGATGGGTTGCGCAAAGTGCCTGATAATGTTCCGAACAAGGAAATGCTGGCCGAGCATCTGGAAAAGCCGTTGACGCAAGTTCCCGACCCGTTCGGCACCCACGAAAGTTTTGGCCATCACAACAATGCCCGACTTCGGTCCTTCTTGGACGCGTTCGGTTTCGACTATGAATTTAAAAGTGCGACCGACTGTTATACGTCTGGTGAATTCGACGCGACCTTGATGAAGGTGCTGGAACGCTTTGATGCGGTGATCAATGTCATCCTGCCGACCCTCGGTGCGGAACGCCAAGCGACCTACAGTCCGTTCTTGCCGGTCTGTCCAAAGACCGGGCGGGTGTTGCAGGTTCCTGTTGTCGAACGAGACGTAGCCGCAGGCACGATTGTTTATCAGGACGAAGACGGGTCTCGTGTTGAGACACCAGTGACTGGCGGCCGTTGTAAGCTGCAATGGAAGGCAGACTGGGCGATGCGCTGGACGGCGCTAGATGTCGACTATGAAATGTCAGGCAAGGACTTGATCGACTCGGTTCGATTGTCCGGAAAAATTTGCCGGATCATAGAAGGCAAGCCGCCGGTCGGTTTTACCTACGAATTATTCTTGGATGAAAACGCAGAAAAGATTTCGAAGTCGAGAGGCAACGGATTGTCGGTCGAAGAATGGCTCCGCTATGCACCGCCGGAAAGCCTGTCGATGTTCATGTATCAAAAGCCGAGGGCTGCAAAGCGATTGTATTTCGATGTTATTCCCCGGAACGTTGATGATTATCTGACCCATTTAGAAAAGTTTCCGAGCCTGGAAGATGACAAGAAGTTGGACAGTCCCGCGTGGCATATTCATTCAGGTCATCCGCCGCACGAGGATTCTCACCTGAGCTTTAATGTCCTGCTTAATCTAGCGAATGTGTGCCATTCGGAAGACAAATCGGTGCTGTGGCACTTTATCTCCCGCTACCGCCCAGACGCGACGCCGGAGAGTGCTCCGATCTTGGATAATCTCGTAGAGTACGCGATCAACTATTACCGGGATTTCGTAAAGCCGGCGAAGCAATATCGCGCGGCTTCCGATGTTGAAAAGAAGGCGTTGGAAGATTTGGCGAAGACATTAACAGGTTTGGATAAAGATGCCGACGCGTCCGCGATCCAAACCGAAGTGTACCAAATCGGAAAGAACCATCCTTTCGAAGATTTGAAGTCTTGGTTTAAGGCGCTCTATGAAATTCTGCTGGGACAAAGCCAGGGGCCTCGCATGGGCTCCTTCATCGCGCTTTACGGGGTTCAGGAAAGTATTGACCTGATCAATCGTGCAGTCGCGGGTGAAGATCTAAGCACATAG
- a CDS encoding global cell cycle regulator GcrA-like protein gives MLEDNSEQKEVPEATKVQPEWTAVRVAALIALWNEGLPTSEIGRRLDVTKNSVVGKVHRLGLTKRESPIQKKVVEKKPIAKVVRLESLNAGMCSWPDGEPGEEDFRFCGEPIVEGKPYCLHHCERAYVKPSKERRGSAAA, from the coding sequence ATGCTAGAAGACAATTCAGAACAAAAAGAAGTTCCAGAAGCAACGAAGGTGCAGCCGGAATGGACGGCCGTACGCGTTGCAGCGCTAATTGCGCTGTGGAACGAAGGGTTGCCGACCAGTGAGATTGGGCGACGTTTGGACGTGACCAAAAACTCAGTCGTTGGAAAAGTTCATCGGCTCGGTCTGACAAAGCGGGAATCACCAATCCAGAAAAAGGTGGTGGAGAAAAAACCAATTGCAAAAGTGGTGAGGCTGGAAAGCCTGAACGCCGGCATGTGCAGTTGGCCCGATGGCGAGCCTGGCGAAGAGGACTTTCGGTTCTGTGGCGAGCCCATCGTGGAAGGCAAACCGTATTGCCTGCATCACTGCGAAAGGGCGTACGTCAAACCGTCCAAGGAACGCAGGGGATCAGCCGCAGCATAG
- a CDS encoding aldo/keto reductase: protein MEFTTLGRTGLKVSVAGLGCGGGSRLGQGQDKSEAHSVRLVRQALDLGVNFLDTAASYGTEAIVGKAIKELDRTSVIVSTKHHVIGKGHVFTPEEITAAIDKSLAEMNTDYVDIFYLHGVATKYHEHVRDNLMPALEKVRDSGKVRFLGISELAYDDHDHDLLGKSLDDDLFDVVMLAFNMMNQNARTAVFPKTQALNVGTTIMFAVRSIFSVPGRLAADIKKLIEAGELPDSLGATDKPLDFLVHEDGAESIMDAAYRYVRHDPGADVILFGTGSPEHLETNLASILRPPLPDSDVAKIHDLFHHLKGVGVDFPAGREDLMKRLHG, encoded by the coding sequence ATGGAATTTACAACACTCGGCAGAACCGGCCTGAAAGTCAGCGTCGCGGGACTTGGTTGCGGCGGCGGCAGCAGACTCGGTCAAGGACAGGATAAAAGCGAAGCGCACTCCGTGCGTCTGGTGCGCCAAGCCTTGGACCTCGGCGTCAATTTTCTTGATACCGCTGCTTCCTATGGCACGGAGGCCATTGTTGGCAAAGCGATCAAGGAGTTGGACCGGACGTCGGTTATTGTTTCAACCAAACATCATGTTATCGGCAAGGGGCATGTGTTTACGCCTGAGGAAATTACCGCTGCCATCGACAAATCTCTTGCTGAAATGAACACCGATTATGTTGATATTTTTTATCTGCACGGGGTTGCAACCAAATATCACGAGCACGTGCGCGATAATCTAATGCCCGCTTTGGAAAAGGTGCGCGACTCAGGCAAGGTTCGCTTTCTCGGGATTTCCGAGTTGGCCTATGACGATCACGACCACGACCTACTTGGCAAATCTTTGGATGACGATTTGTTCGACGTGGTAATGTTAGCCTTCAATATGATGAACCAAAATGCCCGCACGGCAGTCTTTCCAAAAACCCAAGCGCTAAACGTCGGCACCACGATTATGTTCGCGGTTCGAAGTATTTTCAGTGTCCCGGGTCGATTGGCTGCGGATATCAAAAAATTAATCGAGGCCGGTGAATTGCCTGACAGTCTAGGCGCTACGGATAAGCCACTCGATTTTCTCGTCCATGAAGACGGCGCCGAAAGTATTATGGATGCCGCGTATCGATATGTCCGTCATGATCCTGGCGCAGACGTAATCTTGTTCGGAACAGGGTCGCCAGAACATTTAGAAACCAACCTAGCGTCCATCCTGAGGCCACCACTACCCGACTCGGACGTCGCAAAAATTCACGACTTGTTTCATCACCTTAAGGGCGTTGGGGTTGACTTTCCCGCCGGGCGGGAAGATTTGATGAAACGGCTTCACGGGTAG
- a CDS encoding transporter substrate-binding domain-containing protein, whose product MRRLGKFAVFIILFMQFHIVAFAEEGMAYIHNAPESAADKRYEYHWKILRTALERTKSNYGKYSLTPSIPMSENRQAIELIKATGIITVMHLGTSMEFERKLVPIRIPVDKNLSGYMVYLIRKENQSKFSAVKNLDDLRKFTVGQGAGWLDVQILKHNGFNVVTGSNYDGLFKMLLAKRFNAFQRSAVEIIAEFDQRKGSMPNLHIEKDILFYYPLPMYFWFSNTRKGQRLADRAQEGMMSMIEDGTYDKIFMKYHKPAIDRLGLKNRTIFKVENPLLSPETPFKDKRLWYDPLKN is encoded by the coding sequence ATGAGGCGGTTAGGAAAATTCGCCGTTTTTATTATTCTATTCATGCAATTTCATATTGTGGCCTTCGCAGAAGAGGGGATGGCGTACATTCACAATGCACCAGAATCGGCAGCCGATAAGAGATATGAATATCACTGGAAAATTCTCCGAACGGCGCTGGAAAGGACAAAATCAAATTATGGAAAATACAGTTTAACGCCCTCAATTCCTATGAGCGAAAATCGGCAGGCGATCGAATTAATAAAAGCGACGGGAATTATAACCGTCATGCATCTAGGCACATCCATGGAGTTCGAGAGAAAACTTGTTCCTATCCGCATTCCCGTTGATAAAAATCTTTCTGGATACATGGTCTATTTGATCAGAAAAGAAAATCAATCCAAGTTTAGTGCTGTTAAGAATCTTGACGATTTAAGAAAATTTACAGTGGGTCAAGGTGCCGGTTGGCTCGACGTGCAAATTCTAAAACATAATGGTTTTAATGTGGTGACGGGGTCGAATTATGACGGCTTGTTTAAGATGCTGCTGGCGAAACGATTTAATGCATTTCAAAGATCGGCTGTCGAAATAATAGCTGAATTTGACCAGCGTAAGGGTTCGATGCCGAATTTGCATATAGAGAAAGATATTCTATTTTATTATCCTTTACCGATGTACTTCTGGTTTTCAAATACAAGGAAGGGGCAGAGGCTCGCGGACCGGGCGCAAGAGGGCATGATGTCGATGATCGAAGACGGGACCTATGACAAAATTTTTATGAAGTATCATAAACCGGCGATTGACCGGCTTGGATTAAAAAACCGGACAATTTTTAAAGTAGAGAACCCACTGCTAAGTCCAGAAACGCCCTTTAAAGATAAACGCCTGTGGTATGATCCTTTGAAAAATTAA
- a CDS encoding cupin domain-containing protein: MAQYFYNTKEMENRLAGEKYSTTNGAWVDGERVIFGKLTIPTGTRAEPHSHPNEQFIIILGGQAQVTIEGEERVVGEDDIIHIPAGAIHSTVVIGDDDLTFVTAKDTSWGIQGIPADEAGG; this comes from the coding sequence ATGGCTCAATATTTTTATAATACCAAGGAAATGGAAAACCGGCTTGCCGGTGAAAAATACTCAACGACTAACGGAGCTTGGGTCGATGGTGAGCGGGTTATATTTGGCAAGCTAACTATTCCAACTGGAACACGCGCTGAACCACACAGCCATCCCAACGAACAATTTATAATTATATTGGGCGGGCAAGCGCAGGTGACAATTGAGGGCGAGGAAAGGGTCGTTGGCGAAGACGACATCATTCATATCCCGGCCGGAGCCATCCATTCGACGGTTGTCATTGGTGACGACGACCTGACATTCGTTACGGCGAAAGATACGAGTTGGGGTATTCAGGGTATTCCTGCGGATGAAGCGGGCGGGTAA
- the scpA gene encoding methylmalonyl-CoA mutase — MTDYPKKGLSDWNDAAKTELKGKAPEDLAVETPEGISIKSLYTARDLEDLEYADTLPGFAPFVRGPRATMYTGRAWTIRQYAGFSTAEDSNAFYRDNLAAGQKGLSVAFDLATHRGYDSDHPRVIGDVGMAGVAIDSVEDMKILFDGIPLDQMSVSMTMNGAVLPVLAGFIVAGEEQGARQDQLSGTIQNDILKEFMVRNTYIYPPDPSMRIVADIIEYTAEHMPKFNSISISGYHMQEAGATLVQELAFTLADGVEYVRRATDRGLDIDDFAPRLSFFFNVGMNFFMEIAKLRAARFLWAELMQEFEPKDPRSLTLRTHCQTSGVSLTAKDPYNNVVRTTIEAMAAVLGGTQSLHTNSFDEALALPSKFSARIARNTQLIIAEETGIPQVIDPLGGSYYVESLTQSMVAEARKLIAEVEALGGMTRANEIGMPKQRIEEAAARRQARIDRGEEVVVGVNKYEPTEQTNIDVLEVDNTAVRESQIARLKKIRTTRDEAACKKSLDALKQAAASESGNLLALAIDATRARATGGEISETLAEVYTRYHAEVRSVSGIYGAAYMGDADFEAIKTQLEKFAHEEGRRPRMLVAKMGQDGHDRGAKVIATSFADIGFDVDISPLFQTPGEAAKQAIENDVHLVGVSTHAGGHKTLVPELIRTLNELDADNIFVVCGGVIPEQDFAFLYEAGVSAIYGPGTHIPTAALEILETIRRHRKSA; from the coding sequence GTGACGGATTACCCTAAAAAAGGCCTTTCCGATTGGAATGACGCGGCCAAAACTGAACTAAAAGGTAAAGCGCCCGAAGACCTTGCTGTGGAAACACCCGAGGGGATTTCCATCAAGTCGCTTTACACGGCCCGTGATTTGGAAGATCTGGAATACGCCGACACGCTGCCCGGCTTCGCGCCCTTTGTGCGTGGACCCAGGGCGACGATGTATACAGGGCGTGCCTGGACGATCCGACAATACGCAGGATTTTCTACAGCAGAAGATTCAAATGCCTTTTACCGGGATAATTTAGCTGCCGGACAAAAGGGGCTTTCTGTCGCATTCGATTTGGCGACCCACCGGGGATATGATTCTGACCATCCCCGGGTGATTGGCGATGTCGGCATGGCTGGGGTTGCAATTGATTCCGTCGAAGACATGAAAATTCTGTTCGACGGAATCCCGCTTGATCAAATGAGCGTATCGATGACCATGAACGGGGCGGTGCTGCCGGTACTGGCTGGATTTATTGTTGCCGGCGAAGAGCAAGGGGCCCGGCAGGATCAACTATCGGGCACCATTCAGAACGACATCCTGAAGGAATTTATGGTCCGCAACACTTATATCTACCCCCCAGACCCGAGCATGCGGATTGTCGCTGATATTATCGAATACACGGCAGAGCACATGCCGAAGTTCAATTCAATTTCGATTTCCGGCTATCACATGCAGGAAGCGGGCGCGACCCTGGTTCAGGAATTGGCCTTCACGTTGGCTGATGGGGTGGAATACGTACGTCGGGCGACAGATCGCGGACTTGATATCGATGACTTTGCGCCGCGCCTAAGTTTCTTTTTTAACGTCGGCATGAACTTTTTTATGGAGATCGCCAAGCTCCGCGCGGCGCGGTTTTTGTGGGCAGAATTGATGCAGGAGTTTGAGCCCAAGGACCCCCGCTCGTTGACGCTTCGAACACATTGTCAGACATCCGGCGTCTCACTTACAGCCAAGGACCCTTATAACAATGTCGTTCGCACCACGATTGAAGCCATGGCCGCAGTGTTGGGGGGGACGCAAAGTCTCCACACGAATTCGTTCGACGAAGCCCTGGCTCTACCGTCAAAATTCTCAGCCCGAATCGCGCGTAACACACAGCTGATTATCGCCGAAGAAACCGGCATCCCCCAAGTCATTGATCCGTTGGGCGGCAGCTACTACGTCGAAAGCCTGACCCAGTCCATGGTGGCGGAAGCCCGTAAATTGATCGCCGAAGTGGAAGCCTTGGGTGGGATGACCCGCGCTAACGAAATCGGCATGCCGAAGCAGCGCATCGAAGAAGCAGCCGCCCGTCGCCAAGCGCGGATCGATCGTGGTGAAGAAGTCGTTGTCGGTGTCAACAAGTATGAACCAACCGAGCAAACCAATATCGATGTCCTTGAAGTTGACAACACAGCCGTTCGAGAAAGCCAAATTGCACGCCTAAAGAAAATTAGGACAACCCGCGATGAAGCCGCCTGCAAGAAATCCCTGGATGCTCTCAAACAAGCGGCAGCGTCCGAGAGTGGGAATTTATTGGCACTGGCAATCGACGCCACTCGGGCGCGGGCAACAGGTGGCGAAATTTCAGAAACCTTGGCCGAAGTCTATACCCGCTATCATGCGGAAGTTCGGTCCGTCTCAGGTATATATGGAGCAGCCTATATGGGAGATGCAGACTTCGAGGCCATCAAAACCCAGTTGGAAAAATTTGCCCACGAAGAAGGCCGCCGCCCCCGTATGCTGGTCGCCAAGATGGGGCAAGACGGTCACGACCGTGGTGCCAAGGTGATCGCCACCTCATTCGCCGATATTGGCTTTGATGTGGATATCTCTCCCTTATTCCAAACCCCGGGCGAAGCCGCCAAACAGGCGATTGAAAATGACGTCCACTTGGTTGGGGTGTCGACCCACGCTGGCGGTCATAAGACCCTGGTGCCGGAACTCATTCGGACCCTGAACGAACTGGACGCGGATAATATTTTCGTTGTCTGTGGCGGCGTTATACCAGAACAAGATTTTGCCTTCCTTTATGAGGCCGGAGTCTCCGCCATCTATGGTCCAGGAACGCATATTCCGACGGCCGCACTGGAAATTCTTGAAACCATTCGTCGGCACCGCAAGTCCGCGTAA
- a CDS encoding ABC transporter substrate-binding protein, with protein MTKINIQFTLFSAFYTPLISTFAGGFLADEGLEVDWSVAPPGKSAIEALLDGSAHVVQSALSQGFTTLAKGETPKTVHFAQINEMDGFFVTGREADPDFSWDKLEGADVVLFGGGQPKAMFMYACHKAGIDFDKINPINPGGAADIDKAFRDGQGQYVVQQGPFPQQLEADGVGHVVAQVGTQIGPCGFSSLCTMREWLDTDMAKAFMRGYKKTRAWINETPAAEIAKAEKEYFPKIDESVLADCIATYQQLGCWTPHVEITEEAYGVTQDVFEHFGTLKERYAYDLVCAKPPAGE; from the coding sequence ATGACCAAAATAAACATCCAATTCACATTATTCTCTGCCTTCTATACGCCGTTGATCTCCACCTTTGCCGGCGGGTTCTTGGCGGATGAGGGGTTGGAGGTTGATTGGTCTGTGGCACCGCCGGGGAAGTCGGCGATTGAGGCTTTGTTGGATGGCTCGGCGCATGTTGTGCAGTCGGCGCTCAGCCAAGGATTCACGACCCTCGCCAAAGGGGAAACACCGAAGACCGTCCACTTTGCGCAGATCAATGAGATGGATGGTTTCTTTGTAACGGGACGTGAAGCCGACCCTGACTTTTCCTGGGATAAGTTGGAAGGGGCTGATGTGGTTCTGTTTGGCGGGGGGCAACCCAAGGCCATGTTCATGTACGCATGCCATAAGGCCGGGATCGACTTTGATAAGATCAATCCAATTAATCCAGGCGGTGCGGCTGATATTGATAAAGCGTTCCGCGACGGCCAAGGACAATACGTCGTTCAACAAGGACCGTTCCCGCAGCAATTAGAGGCGGATGGCGTCGGCCACGTTGTTGCTCAAGTCGGCACACAAATTGGGCCGTGTGGATTTTCCAGTCTCTGCACAATGCGGGAATGGTTGGATACGGACATGGCTAAGGCTTTTATGCGCGGATACAAAAAAACGCGGGCTTGGATCAATGAGACCCCGGCGGCTGAAATCGCTAAGGCTGAAAAAGAATATTTTCCGAAAATTGACGAAAGCGTACTCGCCGATTGCATCGCGACCTATCAGCAACTTGGCTGTTGGACACCGCATGTAGAAATCACCGAGGAAGCCTATGGCGTTACCCAGGACGTATTCGAGCACTTCGGGACGCTGAAAGAACGCTACGCCTATGATCTGGTCTGCGCCAAGCCACCCGCAGGCGAATAG